The bacterium genomic interval TTAGTATTGTCAAATATAAAATATCCGCCCGGTTTTAGATTTTCTTTTATGTTTTTCAAAGATAAAATGAAATCCGATTTTGATAAGTACCCTGTGCTGTTTAGAATAGAGATACAGGTGTCAAATATGCCAATATGCGAGCTTCTCATATCGCCATTAATATACTTAATCTGGCAGTGTTTTCCCTTCTCCCGGGCAAGGTCAAGCATTTTATCGGCAATATCTGCCGCCGTAATGTTAAAACCAGCTTCTGCCAGAGGTATGGCTTGTGCCCCGGTTCCGCAGCTAAAATCCAACACACTATGAATATTACGGGCATGAAAGAAATCTATCATGAATTTATTCAGAGACTCGTGCATCTTTGCATTTTTTGCTTCGAATAAATCGTAATAATCTGCTTCAATGTTAAAGTCAGTTCCCATACAATTCCTTTTCACTTTAGTCAGTCTTAACATATTATTTTGTTAAAATAATAAATCCGCGTTAATCCGCGTCCCATGCGGTCCCAAAAGAAAAAAGGGCTTATTTGAATAAGCCCCTATTTCATTGCCTCGGCCTGGGAGAAGTCCCGCTTAAGGGCAAATTCCGGGTACGGCATATCCCTGCCGCCGGAAAATATCAGGTCCGCCGCCACCCGCCCCATGGCCGGGCCCAGCATAAAGCCGTGTCCGCACATCCCGGCCACCGTATAGAACCCCTCCAGGCCGGTGCGGTCCAAAATGGGGTTGCCGTCCGGGGTGT includes:
- a CDS encoding class I SAM-dependent methyltransferase; its protein translation is MGTDFNIEADYYDLFEAKNAKMHESLNKFMIDFFHARNIHSVLDFSCGTGAQAIPLAEAGFNITAADIADKMLDLAREKGKHCQIKYINGDMRSSHIGIFDTCISILNSTGYLSKSDFILSLKNIKENLKPGGYFIFDNTNRDCIDSGHLLTHELIDTVAEINSKKLVRFVTANYDKSKGIVTWDWRVSVQEGCAPISHSSGKWIRQTYSKGELKDILSKQGFILEAIYDRTLIEFNESNSFAFFAIAKRE